A window of the Cystobacter fuscus genome harbors these coding sequences:
- a CDS encoding ISL3 family transposase, which translates to MHAQRKPRCGVCGRPAPGYDASPGRLWRHLALGQTIFWLHYAPRRVHCREHGVRVERVAWAAHDSSFTRAFEELVAWQAQRLDKSSICRLLGINWRTVGTIIERIVEERLSPGRLEGLQIIGVDELGWKAGHKYVSLVVDHLRSRVVWVGEGKNEETLDAFFDELGEERTKELTHATMDLSAAFSKAVGNRAPHVRKVFDRFHVQKLANEALDTVRRQEVREQAGSQEGKALKQSRWALLKNPWNLTVRQGEKLSELKKTNQTLYRAYLLKESLARGMDYVQPKRASEHLDKWCQWASHSRLAPFAKLAKTVQRHKDGILAYVETGLSNGVVEGINNKIRALSRRAYGFRNPKAFRAMILLCCGGMEFTPPLPVAA; encoded by the coding sequence GTGCACGCACAGCGCAAGCCTCGCTGCGGAGTGTGCGGCCGGCCCGCCCCCGGCTACGACGCGAGCCCTGGGCGGTTGTGGCGGCACCTGGCGCTGGGACAAACCATCTTCTGGCTGCATTACGCCCCGCGCCGTGTGCACTGCCGCGAGCATGGGGTGAGAGTGGAGCGGGTGGCCTGGGCGGCGCACGACTCGAGCTTCACGCGGGCCTTCGAGGAGCTGGTGGCCTGGCAGGCGCAACGCCTGGACAAGTCCTCCATCTGCCGGCTGCTGGGCATCAACTGGCGCACGGTGGGCACCATCATCGAGCGCATTGTCGAGGAGCGCCTGTCGCCAGGCCGCCTGGAGGGGTTGCAAATCATTGGAGTGGACGAGCTGGGCTGGAAAGCCGGGCACAAGTACGTGAGCCTGGTGGTGGACCACCTGCGCTCGCGAGTCGTCTGGGTGGGAGAGGGGAAGAACGAAGAGACCCTGGACGCCTTCTTCGACGAGCTGGGAGAGGAGAGGACGAAGGAGTTGACGCACGCGACGATGGACCTGTCGGCGGCCTTCAGCAAGGCGGTGGGCAACCGTGCCCCACATGTGCGCAAGGTGTTCGACCGGTTCCACGTGCAGAAGCTGGCGAACGAAGCGCTGGATACGGTGCGCCGGCAAGAGGTGCGCGAGCAGGCGGGGAGCCAGGAGGGAAAGGCGCTCAAACAGAGCCGCTGGGCGTTGCTGAAGAATCCGTGGAACCTGACGGTGCGCCAGGGAGAGAAGCTCAGCGAGTTGAAGAAGACGAACCAGACGCTCTACCGGGCCTATCTGCTCAAGGAAAGCCTGGCACGGGGCATGGACTACGTGCAGCCCAAGCGAGCCTCGGAGCACCTGGACAAGTGGTGTCAATGGGCCAGCCACTCCAGGCTCGCCCCCTTCGCGAAGCTGGCGAAGACAGTCCAGCGGCACAAGGACGGCATTCTCGCCTACGTGGAGACGGGACTGAGCAACGGAGTGGTGGAGGGAATCAACAACAAGATTCGAGCCCTCAGCCGCCGCGCCTATGGCTTCCGCAATCCCAAGGCATTCAGGGCGATGATACTGCTGTGCTGCGGGGGCATGGAGTTCACTCCGCCGTTGCCAGTAGCGGCGTAG
- a CDS encoding transposase — MHTFLEALFEEDLHAKRVLSLAYAVLGVIHAASLGVHLIGKALAWARGTKSKHGVKQVDRLLSNQGIDVWELFAQWVPFALGQRSEALVALDWTDFDADGQTTLVASLVASHGRTTPLVWLTVEKSALEGMRNEVEDFVLNRLRQVVPERVRLTLLADRGFGDQKFYALLEQLKFDYVVRFRQCIQVMDETGEKKSAGEWVPESGRAVRLVGARVTQDEAPVGAVVCVKQKGMKEAWCLATSLKEATAAFVVGLYGKRFRTEETFRDLL, encoded by the coding sequence GTGCATACCTTTCTGGAAGCCCTCTTCGAAGAAGACCTGCACGCCAAGCGCGTGTTGTCCCTGGCCTACGCGGTCCTGGGTGTCATTCACGCCGCCAGCCTGGGTGTTCATCTCATTGGCAAGGCCCTGGCGTGGGCCCGAGGCACCAAGAGCAAGCATGGGGTGAAGCAGGTGGACCGGCTCTTGTCCAACCAAGGGATTGATGTCTGGGAGCTGTTCGCACAGTGGGTGCCCTTTGCCTTGGGACAGAGAAGCGAGGCGCTGGTGGCGCTGGACTGGACGGACTTCGATGCGGATGGGCAGACAACGCTGGTGGCGTCGTTGGTGGCGAGCCATGGACGCACGACGCCCCTGGTCTGGCTCACGGTGGAGAAGTCCGCCTTGGAGGGGATGCGCAATGAAGTCGAGGACTTCGTGCTCAATCGACTGCGGCAGGTGGTGCCCGAGCGGGTGCGGCTCACACTACTGGCCGACCGGGGCTTTGGAGACCAGAAGTTCTATGCGCTGCTCGAGCAACTGAAGTTTGACTACGTGGTGCGCTTCCGTCAGTGCATTCAAGTGATGGATGAGACGGGAGAGAAGAAGAGCGCGGGGGAGTGGGTGCCCGAATCGGGCCGGGCGGTGCGCCTGGTGGGAGCGCGAGTCACCCAGGACGAAGCACCCGTGGGGGCAGTGGTGTGCGTGAAGCAGAAGGGAATGAAGGAGGCGTGGTGCCTGGCGACGAGCTTGAAAGAAGCGACGGCGGCCTTCGTGGTGGGGCTGTATGGCAAGAGGTTTCGAACGGAGGAAACATTCCGGGATCTTCTGTAG
- a CDS encoding transposase, whose amino-acid sequence MNNQFFRNFSAQYEGIAQGALALDGIRALMTIEGATTAGVFEAFVEHMLVPKLNPGDIVVMDNVGAHKPAHILERIRAAGAHVLFLPPYSPDLNPIELLWNKLKELLKSMGARTLQALDDAIARAMDLITHDDIVGWFRYCGYNI is encoded by the coding sequence GTGAACAACCAGTTTTTCAGGAATTTCTCGGCCCAATATGAGGGGATAGCTCAGGGCGCACTGGCTCTGGACGGCATTCGGGCGCTGATGACTATCGAAGGAGCCACGACGGCCGGTGTCTTCGAGGCCTTTGTCGAGCACATGCTCGTCCCCAAACTCAATCCGGGCGACATTGTGGTCATGGACAATGTGGGGGCGCACAAGCCCGCGCACATCCTGGAGCGTATTCGCGCCGCCGGTGCCCATGTTCTCTTCCTTCCACCCTACTCGCCGGACCTCAATCCCATTGAACTGCTCTGGAACAAGCTCAAGGAACTGCTCAAGAGCATGGGCGCGCGTACCCTACAGGCTCTCGATGACGCCATTGCCAGGGCCATGGACCTCATCACTCATGACGACATCGTCGGCTGGTTTCGGTATTGCGGATATAATATATAG
- a CDS encoding M48 family metallopeptidase: MTIETHTLTVSGVRVAVVRKAIKNLHLGVYPPDGRVRVAAPLAVSDAAVRVAVISKLPWIKRQQAAFEHQPRESEREMVSGESHYFLGRRYRLDVVDAMGANRVVLRNRRTLELHVQRGADAEYRKQLLYRWYRERLRELVPPLLEKWEAAIGVKVAGWGIKKMKTKWGSCNAEARRLWLNLELAKKPPECIEYLIIHELVHLLVRHHDDRFNALMDRHLPKWRLVRQSLNVAPLANDAWELKDSGARH; this comes from the coding sequence ATGACTATTGAGACCCATACCCTGACCGTCAGCGGCGTGCGTGTGGCCGTTGTCCGGAAGGCGATCAAGAACCTTCATCTCGGCGTCTACCCACCTGATGGGCGAGTTCGGGTGGCGGCGCCGTTAGCGGTATCCGACGCAGCCGTGAGGGTCGCGGTCATCAGCAAGCTGCCGTGGATCAAGCGACAGCAAGCGGCGTTCGAGCATCAGCCCCGCGAGTCCGAACGCGAAATGGTCAGCGGGGAGAGCCACTACTTCCTCGGTCGACGCTATCGCTTGGATGTCGTGGACGCCATGGGGGCCAACAGAGTCGTGCTCCGCAATCGTAGGACCCTCGAGCTTCACGTACAGCGCGGAGCCGACGCCGAGTATCGCAAGCAGCTTCTGTATCGCTGGTACCGCGAGCGCCTTCGCGAGCTCGTCCCGCCTCTCCTTGAGAAGTGGGAGGCCGCGATTGGCGTGAAGGTCGCCGGGTGGGGCATCAAGAAGATGAAGACCAAATGGGGCTCATGCAACGCGGAGGCACGCCGCCTCTGGTTGAACCTGGAGCTAGCGAAGAAGCCACCGGAATGCATTGAGTACCTCATCATTCACGAGTTGGTGCATCTTCTTGTGCGTCATCACGACGATCGTTTCAACGCCTTGATGGACCGTCACCTGCCCAAATGGAGGCTGGTCCGGCAGTCGTTGAACGTGGCCCCCCTGGCGAATGACGCCTGGGAGCTAAAGGACAGCGGCGCACGGCACTGA
- a CDS encoding helix-turn-helix domain-containing protein: MPRPYSVDLRERAVAAYRRGGRTLEEVAAEFSVCTKTLSHWLTLEDETGSLEPRPRGGGNFSAIRGEVLEALDGQVRTQPDATVREHFDALVARTEVHTSSSAVWRALRRQGLGLKKSRS; encoded by the coding sequence ATGCCCCGGCCCTATTCGGTGGACTTGCGTGAGCGCGCAGTGGCGGCCTATAGACGTGGTGGCAGAACCCTGGAGGAGGTGGCCGCTGAATTCAGTGTATGCACCAAGACACTTTCTCATTGGCTGACGCTCGAGGACGAAACGGGGAGCCTGGAGCCACGGCCAAGGGGCGGAGGCAACTTCTCGGCCATCCGGGGGGAGGTGCTGGAAGCGCTTGATGGCCAGGTACGTACACAACCCGATGCCACGGTGCGGGAGCACTTCGACGCGTTGGTGGCCCGAACAGAAGTGCATACCAGTTCCTCGGCGGTCTGGCGGGCACTGCGACGCCAGGGACTGGGGCTCAAAAAAAGTCGCTCGTAG